From a single Geoanaerobacter pelophilus genomic region:
- a CDS encoding electron transfer flavoprotein subunit beta/FixA family protein — translation MQLIACIKQVPDTTQVKIDPVTNTLVREGIPFIMNPYDTHALEEALRFRDRYGFKVTAISMGPPNAEATLRKALALGADRVVLLSDRCFGGADTLATSHVLTAAIRKLNEEDEVALVLCGKQTIDGDTAQVGPGIATRLGCIQLTLVDKILDLDLASRRLRVSRKLEGRHEIVEAPFPAMLTVVRELNRPRYPTVPMRLTAAAAQVEVWTNEILQLDVNEIGLKGSPTWVSKIFSPERDQGEIIGDGLGDPEGTAQLLLDKLIAKDLLAV, via the coding sequence TCGATCCGGTGACGAACACCCTGGTCCGGGAGGGGATACCGTTCATCATGAATCCGTACGACACCCATGCCTTGGAAGAGGCATTGCGCTTTCGGGATCGTTACGGCTTCAAAGTAACGGCGATCTCCATGGGTCCGCCCAACGCCGAAGCAACCCTGCGCAAGGCATTGGCACTGGGTGCCGACCGGGTAGTACTGCTTTCCGATCGCTGCTTTGGCGGCGCCGACACCCTGGCCACCAGCCATGTACTGACCGCCGCCATCCGTAAACTCAATGAAGAAGACGAAGTCGCCCTGGTATTATGCGGCAAACAGACCATCGACGGTGACACCGCCCAGGTCGGTCCCGGCATTGCCACCCGGCTAGGCTGCATTCAGCTCACCCTGGTCGACAAGATCCTCGACCTTGATCTCGCTTCGCGGCGGTTGCGGGTCAGTCGCAAACTCGAAGGGCGGCACGAAATCGTCGAAGCCCCGTTTCCGGCCATGCTCACCGTCGTGCGCGAACTTAACCGGCCCCGCTATCCCACCGTACCCATGCGGCTGACCGCAGCCGCTGCCCAGGTCGAAGTCTGGACCAACGAGATCTTACAACTCGACGTCAATGAAATCGGCCTCAAAGGGTCCCCCACCTGGGTCTCCAAGATCTTCTCCCCCGAGCGGGACCAGGGAGAGATCATCGGAGACGGCCTTGGTGATCCCGAAGGCACCGCCCAGCTCCTGCTCGACAAACTGATCGCCAAAGATTTATTGGCGGTATAG